In one window of Anaerotignum faecicola DNA:
- the mraY gene encoding phospho-N-acetylmuramoyl-pentapeptide-transferase, producing the protein MGLLEYTIYAVIISFILGVIFCPVLIPVLHKLKYGQTERDDGPQSHLKKSGTPTMGGIAILAAFAITSLLFIKGNFEGTAVLAVTIGFGVIGFIDDYIKVVKKRSLGLRAYQKIILQLIIAVVFGIYIFKSGVGTDVLIPFTPGKTISLGVLYWPFMVVVLLGTVNGVNLTDGLDGLAGGVTLIVAAFFAIVSWAAGSGITAISGAACGSLLAFLIFNAYPAKVFMGDTGSLALGGFVAASALILRMPLFILFVGIIYLIESLSVIIQVGWYKKTKKRVFKMAPIHHHFELCGWSETKVVTVFYTITAIACLIAFLGCKYMF; encoded by the coding sequence TTGGGGTTACTTGAATATACCATTTATGCTGTTATAATATCGTTTATATTGGGAGTTATATTTTGTCCTGTGCTTATACCGGTGCTTCATAAGCTTAAATACGGGCAGACAGAACGCGACGACGGGCCGCAAAGCCATTTGAAAAAAAGCGGGACTCCGACAATGGGAGGGATCGCGATACTTGCTGCATTTGCTATTACAAGCCTTTTGTTTATTAAGGGGAATTTTGAAGGAACTGCAGTTTTGGCAGTTACTATAGGGTTTGGCGTAATTGGCTTTATTGACGATTATATTAAGGTTGTAAAAAAGCGTTCTCTCGGGCTTAGGGCATATCAAAAAATAATATTGCAGCTTATAATTGCTGTGGTATTTGGAATATATATATTTAAAAGCGGCGTCGGAACAGATGTCTTAATACCGTTTACGCCGGGAAAAACAATTTCTCTGGGGGTTCTGTATTGGCCGTTTATGGTTGTGGTGCTCCTTGGTACTGTTAATGGGGTTAACCTGACAGACGGACTTGACGGTCTGGCAGGAGGGGTTACGCTTATTGTAGCCGCATTTTTTGCCATTGTATCATGGGCGGCGGGAAGCGGCATAACTGCCATAAGCGGTGCGGCATGCGGAAGTTTATTGGCGTTTTTAATATTTAACGCGTACCCTGCAAAGGTATTTATGGGTGATACGGGCTCGCTTGCATTGGGCGGTTTTGTTGCGGCAAGCGCATTAATACTCAGGATGCCGTTATTCATACTGTTTGTCGGTATAATATATTTGATTGAAAGCCTTTCGGTTATAATTCAGGTTGGTTGGTATAAGAAAACAAAAAAACGTGTATTTAAAATGGCGCCTATCCATCATCATTTTGAACTTTGCGGCTGGAGCGAAACGAAAGTTGTTACAGTATTTTACACAATAACGGCTATTGCTTGCCTTATTGCTTTTTTAGGATGCAAATACATGTTTTAG
- a CDS encoding UDP-N-acetylmuramoyl-L-alanyl-D-glutamate--2,6-diaminopimelate ligase produces the protein MKLTAIMEGIKMNSIKGNINTEINKIVYDSRKVQKGDVFVCISGFKTDGHNYVPMAVEKGACAVVAEREIDVPEYITLLTVENTRASLAKMGANYYENPSRKMNIIGVTGTNGKTSTTYIIKNILDKLDRKVGIIGTIENRIGDKVLHTERTTPESLELQALLAQMVDEGVTDVVMEVSSHALDLHRVDCCEYNVAIFTNLTQDHLDYHKTMENYKIAKGKLLERTDKCVINIDDNFGEYMKSVSKGSVITIGIENEADLKAENIRIDADGVYFRLDYKNKEYPIHLNIPGKFSIYNALGCIGACLFMGIDMDTIIDGISSIKGVKGRFQTIKGPFGANAIVDYAHTPDSLENILNTAREFVAGRIITVFGCGGDRDRTKRPIMGEIGGRLSDLCIITSDNPRSEDPERILDDIEEGIKRTSCEYKREADRRKAIFEAVNSANKGDLIIVAGKGHEDYQIFPDRTIHFDDAEVVREAFGEDF, from the coding sequence ATGAAGCTTACGGCAATTATGGAAGGTATAAAAATGAATTCCATAAAAGGAAATATAAATACCGAAATAAATAAAATAGTTTATGATTCAAGAAAAGTTCAAAAAGGCGACGTTTTTGTATGCATATCGGGATTTAAAACCGACGGGCACAATTATGTGCCTATGGCTGTTGAAAAAGGCGCATGCGCCGTTGTTGCTGAAAGGGAAATTGACGTTCCGGAATATATAACGCTTTTAACGGTTGAAAACACAAGGGCTTCTCTGGCTAAAATGGGCGCTAACTATTATGAAAATCCAAGCAGGAAAATGAATATAATAGGCGTTACCGGAACGAATGGGAAAACGAGCACAACATATATTATAAAAAATATACTTGATAAGCTTGACAGAAAGGTCGGCATTATCGGAACAATAGAAAACAGGATTGGGGATAAAGTTCTCCATACGGAACGCACTACTCCGGAAAGCCTTGAACTTCAGGCGCTGCTTGCGCAAATGGTTGACGAGGGAGTTACCGATGTCGTTATGGAAGTTTCAAGCCATGCGCTTGATCTCCATAGGGTTGACTGCTGCGAATACAATGTAGCCATATTTACAAATTTGACCCAAGACCATTTGGATTACCATAAGACTATGGAAAATTATAAGATTGCAAAGGGAAAACTGCTTGAGCGTACTGACAAATGCGTTATTAATATAGATGACAATTTCGGAGAATATATGAAAAGCGTTTCAAAAGGCAGCGTAATAACAATCGGAATAGAAAACGAAGCTGATTTAAAGGCGGAAAATATACGCATAGACGCCGACGGAGTATATTTCCGGCTTGATTATAAAAACAAAGAATACCCGATACATCTTAATATACCGGGAAAATTCAGTATTTATAATGCTTTGGGATGCATCGGCGCATGTTTGTTTATGGGAATAGATATGGATACTATTATTGACGGAATAAGTTCCATAAAAGGCGTAAAGGGAAGGTTTCAGACGATTAAAGGGCCCTTTGGGGCAAACGCTATTGTGGATTACGCCCACACTCCGGATAGTCTGGAAAATATACTTAATACGGCAAGGGAATTTGTTGCAGGCAGAATAATAACCGTATTCGGCTGCGGGGGAGATAGGGATCGTACAAAACGTCCCATAATGGGCGAAATCGGCGGCAGGCTTTCTGATTTATGTATTATTACAAGCGATAACCCGCGCTCGGAAGATCCGGAAAGGATACTTGACGATATTGAAGAAGGCATTAAGCGTACGTCATGCGAATATAAAAGGGAGGCCGACAGACGAAAAGCTATATTTGAAGCCGTTAACTCTGCTAATAAAGGCGATTTGATAATAGTAGCTGGAAAGGGACACGAAGATTATCAAATATTTCCCGACAGGACAATTCATTTTGATGACGCCGAGGTTGTCAGGGAAGCATTTGGGGAGGACTTTTGA
- a CDS encoding UDP-N-acetylmuramoyl-tripeptide--D-alanyl-D-alanine ligase: MKSISLKEICKAVGGRFQSGADENFKIENITTDTREVGANSLFIPLRGERFDGHDFILQAFEKGAACSLSEKEVSTEKPVILVENSLKALRDLAAYYLSLFNIKVVAITGSVGKTTTKDMVASVLEEKYKVLKTQGNFNNEIGLPKTVFNITDEHEVAVLEMGMNNFGEIHNLSEIAKPDIAVITNVGVAHIENLGSREGVLKAKCEIFDFMKENGVAVLNRDNDLLRTIDGKYRFKILWFGNGHVGDFYASNIVSKGLDGISCTIYCPNGEFDAEISVPGEHMVYNALTAAAVGYELGLDTFQIKRGIENFIPTARRMAISTTEYGITIINDAYNANPVSMNAAIDVLAKSTGRKVAVLGEMLELGKYSSEFHKEVGDYAAQKGIDLVICIGETFAKATYMGASVMGADTLYFKTQEEMFDKGLKGIFKKGDTVLVKASMRMHLEKTVEKLQEVK; encoded by the coding sequence ATGAAAAGCATCTCTTTAAAAGAAATTTGCAAAGCCGTTGGTGGAAGGTTTCAAAGCGGCGCTGATGAAAATTTTAAAATTGAAAATATCACGACCGATACAAGGGAAGTTGGAGCAAATTCACTTTTTATACCTTTGAGGGGAGAACGGTTTGACGGGCATGATTTTATATTGCAGGCGTTTGAAAAAGGCGCGGCATGTTCGTTAAGCGAGAAAGAAGTTTCGACGGAAAAACCTGTCATACTGGTAGAAAATTCGCTTAAAGCATTGAGAGATTTGGCGGCGTATTATCTAAGTTTGTTTAATATTAAAGTTGTGGCGATAACGGGAAGCGTCGGAAAAACTACTACAAAAGATATGGTCGCCTCTGTGCTTGAAGAAAAATACAAGGTGCTTAAAACGCAGGGAAATTTTAACAATGAAATAGGCTTGCCTAAAACTGTATTCAATATAACTGATGAACATGAAGTAGCCGTTTTGGAAATGGGAATGAATAATTTTGGTGAGATCCATAATCTTTCCGAAATAGCTAAGCCCGACATAGCGGTTATCACTAACGTCGGCGTTGCGCATATAGAAAATCTCGGAAGCCGCGAGGGTGTATTAAAGGCTAAGTGCGAAATATTTGATTTTATGAAAGAAAACGGCGTTGCTGTGCTTAACAGGGACAACGATTTATTAAGGACAATAGACGGAAAGTACAGATTTAAAATATTATGGTTCGGAAATGGCCATGTCGGAGACTTTTATGCATCAAACATTGTTTCTAAAGGCCTTGACGGAATAAGCTGTACAATATATTGCCCGAATGGCGAGTTTGACGCCGAAATAAGCGTCCCCGGCGAACATATGGTATATAATGCGTTAACTGCGGCGGCTGTCGGTTATGAACTCGGCCTTGATACGTTTCAGATAAAGCGCGGCATAGAAAATTTTATACCTACGGCAAGACGAATGGCAATTTCAACTACCGAATACGGCATAACCATTATAAACGATGCATACAATGCCAATCCGGTATCCATGAATGCGGCGATAGACGTGCTTGCAAAAAGCACAGGTAGAAAAGTTGCGGTTTTGGGAGAGATGCTGGAGCTGGGCAAATATTCAAGCGAATTCCATAAGGAAGTAGGGGATTATGCGGCTCAAAAAGGCATAGACCTTGTAATATGTATCGGCGAAACTTTCGCAAAGGCAACATATATGGGCGCAAGCGTAATGGGTGCGGACACATTATATTTTAAAACACAGGAAGAAATGTTTGATAAAGGCCTAAAAGGCATATTTAAAAAAGGCGATACTGTTTTAGTCAAGGCATCTATGAGGATGCATCTTGAAAAAACGGTTGAAAAATTACAAGAGGTGAAATAA
- the murD gene encoding UDP-N-acetylmuramoyl-L-alanine--D-glutamate ligase translates to MDFKNKKIIVCGMAKSGISAAFLLKDLGADVTLQDLKEKERLGDISYIENKGIKIYSGKNPDEIIGGMDLAVVSPGIPTSLPFFEIAKKAGVKVISEVELSYMVTPCPVIAITGTNGKTTTTALTGEIIKEKYPSCAVVGNIGVPYSGEVLRLNKDDYVVAEISSFQLETSYSFHPHISAVLNITPDHLDRHKTVENYTRIKEKIFSNQDENDFTVLNYDDPATRNMALRTKAKVFFFSSGHKINEGIYIDNGNIMLKRHGKDRFILNVKELKILGTHNYENVMASVAIALCAGIDIDSIIEVVKKFPGVEHRIEFVRSVDGVDYYNDSKGTNCDAAVRGILAMVKPCVLIGGGYDKGAEYDEWVEKFSGRVKHLVLVGATKDKIAECCLKHGFNNFTKADTFEEAVVLSKNIAESGECVLLSPACASWGMFSNYEERGNMFKEIVGNF, encoded by the coding sequence GTGGATTTTAAAAATAAAAAAATTATTGTCTGCGGTATGGCTAAAAGCGGGATTTCCGCCGCATTCCTTTTAAAGGATTTAGGGGCCGACGTTACTTTGCAGGATTTAAAAGAAAAAGAAAGACTCGGAGATATATCGTATATTGAAAATAAAGGGATTAAAATATATTCAGGCAAGAATCCCGACGAAATAATCGGCGGCATGGATTTGGCCGTTGTAAGCCCCGGAATTCCGACAAGCCTTCCTTTTTTTGAAATTGCAAAAAAAGCCGGCGTGAAAGTTATCAGTGAAGTTGAACTTTCATATATGGTTACGCCATGCCCTGTTATTGCTATAACCGGAACTAACGGAAAAACGACGACTACAGCGCTTACAGGTGAAATAATAAAGGAAAAATATCCGTCGTGCGCTGTTGTAGGCAATATTGGGGTGCCCTATTCCGGTGAAGTTTTAAGGCTTAACAAAGATGATTATGTTGTTGCTGAAATAAGCAGTTTCCAGCTGGAAACATCTTATAGCTTTCATCCTCATATCAGCGCTGTGCTTAATATAACGCCGGATCATCTTGACAGGCATAAAACTGTTGAAAATTATACGCGTATTAAAGAAAAGATATTTTCCAATCAGGACGAAAATGATTTTACCGTATTAAACTACGATGATCCGGCCACAAGGAATATGGCTTTAAGAACAAAGGCGAAAGTATTTTTTTTCAGTTCGGGTCATAAAATTAATGAAGGAATATATATCGACAATGGAAATATAATGTTAAAACGGCACGGAAAGGATCGCTTTATTTTAAATGTAAAAGAGCTTAAAATACTTGGGACGCATAATTACGAAAATGTAATGGCGTCTGTGGCTATTGCGCTTTGCGCCGGTATTGATATTGACAGTATAATTGAAGTTGTAAAAAAGTTCCCGGGCGTTGAACACAGGATTGAATTTGTCAGGTCTGTTGACGGCGTTGATTATTATAATGATTCTAAGGGAACCAACTGCGACGCTGCGGTAAGGGGAATTTTGGCTATGGTTAAGCCTTGCGTGCTTATAGGCGGCGGATATGATAAGGGAGCCGAATACGATGAATGGGTTGAAAAATTCAGCGGGCGCGTTAAACATTTAGTACTTGTCGGAGCAACAAAAGACAAGATTGCGGAATGCTGCCTTAAACATGGTTTTAATAATTTTACAAAGGCAGATACCTTTGAAGAGGCCGTAGTTCTTTCAAAAAATATTGCGGAAAGCGGAGAATGTGTCTTGCTTTCGCCTGCATGCGCAAGCTGGGGAATGTTTAGTAATTATGAAGAACGAGGAAACATGTTTAAAGAGATTGTCGGCAATTTTTAA
- a CDS encoding valine--tRNA ligase codes for MIKELEKVYDPSVVEERLYSTWLDRKYFHTEVDKTKKPYTIVMPPPNITGQLHMGHALDNTIQDILIRWKRMSGYNALWVPGIDHASISTELKVVQKMAEDGLKKEDVGREGFLKRAWEWKEEYGGIILKQLRKMGSSCDWDRVRFTMDEGCSDAVLEVFTRLYDEGLIYRGEKLVNWCPKCMTTISDAEVNHVDKQGGFWHIKYPVKDSGEFLQLATTRPETMLGDTAVAVHPEDERYQKFIGKTCVLPLVGREIPIIADKYVEKDFGTGVVKITPAHDPNDFEVGIRHNLERINVMNDDGTMNENAGKYKGLDRYEARKLIVKELEEEGLLVKVEDINHAVGVHERCNTVVEPLIKLQWFVKMEELAKPAIDVYKNGELNIIPDRFGKIYLHWLENIKDWCISRQLWWGHRIPAYYCQKCGHIEVSKTAPQKCGKCGESEFKQDEDTLDTWFSSALWPFSTLGWPENTEELKHFYPTSVLVTAYDIIFFWVIRMVFSGLKQMDEIPFKDVFIHGLIRDDQGRKFSKSLGNGIDPLEVIEKYGADALRLTLITGNAPGNDMRFYWERLDASRNFANKLWNASRFVLMNLEDNKNDELLFLTPADKWIISKVNTLAKEVTDNMSNYELGLAVDKIHSFLWDEYCDWYIEMVKPRLYNKEDKTRNAALWTLKEVLINALKLLHPYMPFITEEIFMHVQSDEESIMISKWPEFREEWNFKESEAEIDLIKEAVRSIRNIRAEMNVVPAKKAKVFVVSNDEYVRDVFKRSEVFLRNLAYASELYVQDNKNGIDDDAVSCVIQNAVIYMPFAELVDISKEIERLTKEKEKMLKEIDRVDKKLSNQGFVSKAPQSVIDEEKAKGEKYKSMLLQIEDRLSQMSK; via the coding sequence ATGATTAAAGAACTTGAAAAAGTTTATGACCCTTCTGTTGTGGAAGAACGCCTTTACAGCACATGGCTTGACAGAAAATATTTCCATACAGAGGTTGATAAAACGAAAAAACCATATACAATAGTTATGCCGCCGCCGAATATTACCGGACAGCTTCATATGGGGCATGCCCTTGATAATACCATACAGGATATACTTATACGCTGGAAAAGGATGAGCGGGTATAATGCGCTTTGGGTGCCGGGCATTGACCATGCAAGTATTTCAACCGAGCTTAAAGTCGTACAGAAAATGGCGGAAGACGGGCTGAAAAAAGAGGACGTCGGACGCGAGGGGTTTTTAAAGCGCGCTTGGGAATGGAAAGAGGAATACGGCGGAATTATATTAAAGCAGCTCAGGAAAATGGGAAGCAGCTGCGATTGGGACAGAGTAAGATTTACAATGGACGAAGGATGTTCCGACGCCGTGCTTGAGGTGTTCACAAGGCTTTACGATGAAGGGCTTATTTACAGAGGAGAAAAGCTTGTAAACTGGTGCCCTAAATGTATGACGACAATTTCCGATGCAGAGGTAAACCATGTTGATAAACAAGGCGGATTTTGGCATATTAAATATCCTGTTAAAGACAGCGGAGAGTTTTTGCAGCTTGCAACAACAAGGCCTGAAACAATGCTTGGAGATACTGCGGTAGCAGTACACCCGGAAGATGAAAGATACCAGAAATTTATAGGAAAAACATGTGTGCTTCCTCTTGTCGGCCGTGAAATACCTATTATTGCGGATAAATATGTTGAAAAAGATTTCGGCACAGGAGTTGTTAAGATTACTCCTGCGCATGATCCAAACGACTTTGAAGTGGGCATCCGCCACAACCTTGAACGCATTAACGTAATGAACGACGACGGCACAATGAATGAGAATGCCGGAAAGTATAAAGGCCTTGACCGCTATGAAGCCCGTAAGTTAATAGTTAAAGAATTGGAAGAAGAGGGTCTTCTTGTTAAGGTTGAGGACATAAACCATGCGGTAGGCGTGCATGAACGCTGCAATACTGTTGTCGAGCCGCTTATAAAGCTTCAATGGTTTGTTAAAATGGAAGAACTTGCAAAACCGGCAATCGACGTTTATAAAAACGGCGAGCTGAATATAATTCCGGACAGGTTCGGAAAAATATATCTTCACTGGCTTGAAAATATAAAAGACTGGTGCATATCAAGACAGCTTTGGTGGGGGCACCGTATACCGGCGTATTACTGCCAAAAATGCGGCCATATAGAAGTAAGCAAAACAGCGCCGCAAAAGTGCGGTAAATGCGGGGAAAGTGAATTTAAACAGGATGAGGATACATTGGACACGTGGTTTTCATCTGCTTTATGGCCGTTTTCAACCCTTGGCTGGCCTGAAAACACAGAGGAGCTTAAACATTTTTATCCCACAAGCGTTCTGGTGACGGCTTATGATATTATTTTCTTCTGGGTTATCAGAATGGTGTTTTCAGGGCTTAAACAAATGGATGAGATACCGTTTAAGGATGTGTTTATACACGGGCTTATACGTGACGATCAGGGGAGAAAATTCAGCAAATCGCTCGGAAACGGCATTGATCCGCTTGAAGTTATTGAAAAATACGGCGCCGACGCCCTCAGGCTTACTTTAATTACAGGGAATGCCCCCGGCAACGACATGCGTTTTTATTGGGAGAGGCTTGACGCAAGCCGAAACTTTGCAAATAAGCTTTGGAACGCCTCGAGGTTTGTCCTTATGAATCTTGAAGATAATAAAAACGACGAACTGCTTTTCCTCACGCCGGCTGACAAGTGGATTATCAGCAAAGTTAACACGCTTGCAAAAGAAGTTACAGATAATATGTCCAATTATGAACTGGGGCTTGCCGTTGATAAAATACACAGTTTCCTTTGGGATGAATACTGCGATTGGTATATCGAAATGGTAAAGCCAAGGCTTTATAATAAAGAAGATAAAACCAGGAACGCGGCTTTATGGACGTTAAAGGAAGTGCTTATAAACGCCCTTAAACTTCTTCACCCATACATGCCTTTTATAACAGAGGAAATATTTATGCATGTACAAAGCGATGAAGAAAGTATAATGATAAGCAAATGGCCGGAGTTTAGGGAAGAGTGGAATTTCAAAGAGAGCGAAGCGGAAATTGATCTAATAAAAGAAGCTGTAAGAAGCATTAGAAATATACGCGCCGAAATGAATGTTGTGCCGGCAAAAAAAGCAAAAGTATTTGTTGTAAGCAATGACGAATATGTGAGAGATGTGTTTAAGAGATCGGAAGTTTTTCTCAGAAATTTGGCTTATGCCAGCGAGCTTTATGTGCAGGATAATAAAAACGGAATTGATGACGACGCCGTAAGCTGCGTAATTCAAAATGCCGTCATATATATGCCTTTTGCAGAACTTGTCGATATTTCAAAGGAAATAGAGCGGCTCACAAAAGAAAAGGAAAAAATGCTTAAGGAAATAGACAGGGTTGACAAAAAACTTTCAAACCAAGGATTTGTTTCAAAGGCGCCGCAGTCTGTTATTGACGAAGAAAAAGCAAAAGGCGAGAAATATAAATCAATGCTTTTGCAAATTGAAGACAGGCTGTCACAGATGTCAAAATAA
- the ftsW gene encoding putative lipid II flippase FtsW, whose translation MAQRRRTHNKSKIRSLDAERARRLRERAKSTPTRASKAKRKAGKFDFTLFLVVLLLMLFGIVMVFSSSYYYALTNSNFNNDMYYFVKRQIMWSGLGICAMIFLMNFPYRIIKNFTFIAYIFAIACLILVLIVGIEGNGSKRWLGIPNTSIGFQPSEVAKIVVILYLSNYISSHKGILGTVKGFIKCCVILFVPVVLIAVENLSTAIVVTGIGVCILFVASPKVWYFFAAAVPVGILGVAAVTMPKFAYRFDRIKYWLDPFSDPTDKGFQIIQSLYAVASGGFFGLGIGQSRQKTYVPEPYNDIIFAIICEELGMFGAAVVILLFAILVCRGIKIAMNAEDTFGSLCATGITALIGIQAIINIAVATNTMPNTGMALPFISYGGSGMVFTLSSMGILLNISRYQRGRE comes from the coding sequence TTGGCGCAAAGGAGAAGGACACATAACAAAAGCAAAATACGCAGTCTTGACGCCGAAAGGGCAAGACGCCTGCGCGAAAGGGCAAAGTCAACGCCTACAAGGGCTTCAAAAGCTAAGAGAAAGGCCGGAAAGTTCGATTTTACATTATTTCTTGTCGTGCTGCTCCTTATGCTTTTTGGAATTGTTATGGTTTTCAGTTCCAGCTATTATTATGCTTTAACAAATTCAAATTTTAATAACGATATGTACTATTTTGTTAAAAGGCAGATAATGTGGTCGGGACTTGGAATATGCGCCATGATATTTTTAATGAATTTTCCGTACAGGATTATTAAGAATTTTACTTTCATTGCATACATATTTGCCATTGCGTGCCTTATACTTGTACTTATAGTAGGTATAGAGGGCAACGGATCCAAAAGATGGCTTGGAATTCCCAACACAAGCATAGGGTTCCAGCCGTCTGAAGTTGCAAAAATAGTCGTTATACTGTATTTATCAAATTATATATCCTCACATAAGGGGATACTTGGAACCGTAAAGGGATTTATAAAGTGCTGCGTAATACTTTTTGTTCCGGTTGTGCTTATAGCGGTGGAAAACCTAAGTACGGCTATTGTTGTAACCGGAATCGGGGTATGTATACTTTTTGTGGCAAGCCCTAAGGTATGGTATTTCTTTGCGGCTGCGGTTCCTGTAGGCATACTTGGCGTTGCGGCGGTAACCATGCCTAAATTTGCATATCGGTTTGACCGTATTAAATATTGGCTCGATCCTTTTTCGGATCCTACTGATAAAGGGTTCCAGATAATTCAGTCTTTATATGCGGTTGCAAGCGGAGGGTTTTTCGGATTGGGTATTGGACAGAGCAGGCAGAAAACGTATGTTCCGGAGCCATATAACGACATTATATTTGCTATAATCTGCGAGGAGCTTGGAATGTTTGGGGCGGCTGTTGTAATTCTCCTGTTTGCAATACTAGTGTGCAGAGGCATAAAAATTGCAATGAATGCAGAAGATACTTTCGGTTCGCTTTGCGCAACAGGAATTACGGCGCTTATCGGGATACAGGCGATAATAAATATTGCCGTTGCAACGAATACAATGCCTAATACAGGCATGGCGCTTCCTTTTATAAGCTATGGAGGTTCCGGTATGGTATTTACTTTGTCATCTATGGGAATACTTCTTAACATATCAAGATATCAGCGCGGAAGAGAATAA
- a CDS encoding penicillin-binding transpeptidase domain-containing protein yields the protein MFILAFVVLMARVIYIQTAKSEELQGMAYEQQTRDRLITPKRGNIEDRNGEGIAVTQSVNAVSVIHAQVEDEEATAKYLAEKLDLNYDDVLKKVSQRVALVRIKTKVDKETALEIRNADIPGVVVDEDVKRIYPYSSLAAQVIGFVGKDNQGIIGLEAKYDEYLKGEMGKILTLTDSRGVEISDYQERIEPVNGGNLVTTIDLTIQQFAEQTIEKAVTAKQAKRGIIIVLNPQNGEIYAMANYPSFDLNTPFEINDEALAAQWDSFSAEEQNNYLNKMWRNTAINDTYEPGSTFKIVTSSAGLEEGAVTVNDTFNCNGYYIAGDRMIKCWRYPRTHGSQTFAEGVQNSCNPVFMAVAQRLGPEKFYEYMIKFGFDKKTGIDLPGEAVGIMHKLENVGPVELATMSFGQSFQITPLQLLKAASAIVNGGYSIMPHFAKAIKDENGKIVHQFEFEKGEQIISTETSDTMRGILESVVAEGTGNKAYIPGYRIGGKTATSEKLPRRSGKYIASFMAFAPSDNPQVMALVLIDEPQGVYYGGTVAGPVMKELLSNVLPHLGIEPNYNEKELELDEVKTSVVPDIVGMEVAEAKKILSDINLICEIKSEGEIVAQQFPKAGETVNLGSKILIYAE from the coding sequence ATGTTTATATTAGCTTTTGTCGTTTTAATGGCCCGGGTTATATATATACAGACGGCAAAATCCGAAGAACTGCAGGGTATGGCATATGAACAGCAGACAAGGGATAGGCTTATAACGCCAAAAAGAGGAAATATTGAAGACAGAAACGGCGAAGGGATCGCCGTAACGCAGTCTGTTAATGCCGTAAGCGTTATACATGCACAGGTAGAAGACGAAGAGGCAACCGCAAAATATCTTGCGGAAAAACTTGACCTGAATTATGATGACGTTTTAAAGAAAGTTTCTCAAAGAGTTGCTCTTGTAAGGATTAAAACAAAGGTAGATAAAGAAACTGCTCTTGAAATAAGAAACGCCGATATTCCCGGCGTGGTAGTTGACGAGGATGTAAAACGGATTTACCCTTACAGCAGCCTTGCGGCACAGGTTATAGGATTTGTCGGAAAGGATAATCAAGGAATTATAGGCTTGGAGGCGAAGTATGATGAATATCTTAAAGGGGAAATGGGCAAAATTCTTACCCTTACAGATTCGCGCGGCGTTGAAATAAGCGATTATCAGGAAAGGATTGAGCCTGTTAACGGCGGAAACCTTGTAACTACGATTGATTTAACAATCCAGCAGTTTGCCGAACAAACCATTGAAAAAGCGGTTACCGCAAAACAGGCTAAAAGAGGAATTATTATTGTGCTTAATCCGCAAAATGGAGAAATATACGCAATGGCAAATTATCCTTCGTTCGATTTAAATACGCCTTTTGAAATAAATGACGAAGCTTTAGCGGCTCAGTGGGACAGCTTTTCCGCTGAGGAACAGAATAATTATTTAAATAAAATGTGGAGGAATACAGCAATAAACGATACATACGAGCCGGGCAGTACATTTAAGATAGTTACGTCGTCAGCCGGGCTGGAGGAAGGCGCGGTAACGGTTAACGATACGTTTAACTGCAATGGGTATTATATTGCTGGAGACAGGATGATTAAATGCTGGAGATATCCGCGCACTCATGGAAGCCAGACTTTTGCAGAGGGTGTTCAAAACAGCTGCAATCCCGTTTTTATGGCGGTTGCCCAAAGACTTGGGCCGGAAAAATTTTATGAATATATGATTAAATTTGGTTTTGATAAAAAAACAGGGATAGATCTTCCGGGAGAAGCCGTAGGCATAATGCATAAATTAGAAAATGTGGGGCCGGTGGAACTTGCAACAATGAGTTTCGGTCAGAGTTTTCAGATAACGCCTCTTCAGCTTCTTAAAGCGGCAAGCGCGATTGTTAACGGAGGATATTCCATAATGCCGCATTTTGCCAAAGCCATAAAGGATGAAAACGGAAAAATTGTACATCAGTTTGAATTTGAAAAGGGCGAACAGATTATTTCAACGGAAACGTCGGACACAATGAGAGGCATACTTGAGAGCGTTGTTGCCGAAGGAACAGGAAACAAGGCGTATATTCCCGGGTACAGGATTGGAGGAAAGACTGCAACGAGCGAAAAGCTTCCGAGGAGAAGCGGAAAATATATAGCTTCATTTATGGCTTTTGCTCCAAGCGACAATCCGCAGGTTATGGCTCTTGTATTGATAGACGAACCGCAGGGAGTTTATTACGGCGGCACTGTTGCCGGGCCTGTAATGAAAGAACTGTTGAGTAATGTTCTTCCGCATTTGGGAATAGAACCAAACTACAATGAAAAGGAATTAGAGCTTGATGAGGTTAAGACTTCTGTAGTTCCCGATATTGTCGGAATGGAAGTTGCAGAAGCAAAAAAAATTTTAAGCGATATAAATCTTATCTGTGAAATTAAAAGCGAAGGCGAAATAGTTGCTCAACAGTTCCCGAAAGCAGGCGAAACCGTTAATTTAGGCAGTAAAATACTTATTTATGCCGAATAA